Proteins from a genomic interval of Maylandia zebra isolate NMK-2024a linkage group LG15, Mzebra_GT3a, whole genome shotgun sequence:
- the mfsd8l1 gene encoding major facilitator superfamily domain-containing protein 8 isoform X1 — MDSRREKKLTYITIGLIFLLSGVEYAVILPTIWRFLQTLDAAPYFLGLVLSAFSLSGLLSGPLFGHWSDRTRSTKKIILFANIFEIVGNFMYLMGYSKWLLLSSRLVAGIGAGVSSSIFGFLTRSTAPEDRATVFAAFMACRQAGLVIGPAFNIFLRLCDFHLGPFVINKYTAPGLFMCLLWILLQFVVVFLTVDLPPVEKRKARDSMMRKNQEEENEKSLVEDVEESDEEGKPLIVSQELMGSYGSVVASSPPRNTTLNPNPSPHSPVSPAESSGVFKNFSISREFLREEVIVLLAAQFVTFFNQTALETMVTPLTQKYFSFGELENSVMYFLGGVVVIAGFLFVRWLSRHVTERVILAIGLCMCNISCIWCLIFLAKPLGGFAWQLTEFIIGVFLQILGLPFVSVAQVSLFSKITAEKTQGFSQGIRRSVGGLATILGPLWAGGLTENMYVMMGMMTVLLVLLTMMLVYSYSRLVEPAAQEQMDNSENFN; from the exons CTGTAATTTTGCCCACAATATGGCGTTTCTTGCAGACTCTGGATGCAGCACCTTACTTTCTGGGATTGGTCCTGTCAGCATTCAGTCTGAGTGGCCTACTGTCTGGACCACTGTTTGGCCACTGGTCTGACAGAACCCGATCAACAAAGAAGATCATATTGTTTGCCAACATCTTTGAGATAGTTG GTAATTTTATGTACTTGATGGGATACTCAAAGTGGCTTCTGCTGTCAAGCAGACTGGTAGCAG GCATCGGTGCAGGCGTTAGCTCGTCTATCTTTGGCTTCTTAACCAGAAGCACGGCCCCAGAGGACCGTGCCACTGTATTTGCTGCTTTCATGGCATGTCGGCAGGCTGGACTTGTGATTG GTCCAGCATTTAACATCTTTCTGAGGTTGTGTGATTTCCACCTGGGTCCTTTTGTAATCAATAAATACACTGCACCCGGG CTGTTTATGTGTCTGCTGTGGATTCTCCTTCAATTCGTGGTTGTTTTCCTGACTGTGGACCTACCACCCGTTGAGAAAAGGAAAGCCAGGGATAGTATGATGCGAAAGAACCAAGAGGAAGAGAATGAGAAAAGCCTTGTGGAAGACGTAGAAGAGAGCGATGAAGAGGGAAAGCCCCTAATAGTGTCTCAGGAGCTGATGGGGTCCTACGGCTCTGTCGTGGCTTCCAGTCCACCCAGGAACACTACGCTGAATCCGAATCCTTCACCTCATTCTCCTGTTTCACCAGCAGAGTCTTCAGGTGTCTTTAAGAATTTCAGCATATCTCGAG agttcctgagagaagagGTGATTGTGCTGCTGGCTGCCCAGTTTGTCACCTTTTTCAATCAGACAGCCCTGGAG ACCATGGTGACCCCTCTGACGCAGAAATATTTCAGCTTTGGGGAGCTGGAGAACAGCGTGATGTACTTTCTTGGTGGTGTAGTGGTGATTGCCGGCTTCCTGTTTGTGCGCTGGCTGAGCCGCCATGTGACGGAACGGGTGATCCTCGCCATTGGTCTGTGCATGTGCAACATCTCCTGTATCTGGTGCCTCATCTTCTTGGCTAAGCCGCTAG GTGGCTTTGCATGgcagctgacagagttcatCATTGGGGTATTTCTGCAGATTTTGGGTTTGCCGTTTGTGTCTGTTGCGCAGGTTTCTCTGTTTTCCAAAATTACAGCTGAGAAAACACAAG GTTTCAGTCAGGGAATACGTCGTTCAGTGGGGGGTCTAGCCACCATTCTGGGCCCACTATGGGCTGGAGGCCTTACCGAGAACATGTATGTCATGATGGGGATGATGACTGTACTGCTGGTCCTGCTAACG ATGATGCTGGTCTACTCATACAGCCGACTGGTGGAACCTGCTGCACAGGAGCAAATGGACAATTCGGAAAACTTTAATTAG
- the mfsd8l1 gene encoding major facilitator superfamily domain-containing protein 8 isoform X2, which produces MTLDAAPYFLGLVLSAFSLSGLLSGPLFGHWSDRTRSTKKIILFANIFEIVGNFMYLMGYSKWLLLSSRLVAGIGAGVSSSIFGFLTRSTAPEDRATVFAAFMACRQAGLVIGPAFNIFLRLCDFHLGPFVINKYTAPGLFMCLLWILLQFVVVFLTVDLPPVEKRKARDSMMRKNQEEENEKSLVEDVEESDEEGKPLIVSQELMGSYGSVVASSPPRNTTLNPNPSPHSPVSPAESSGVFKNFSISREFLREEVIVLLAAQFVTFFNQTALETMVTPLTQKYFSFGELENSVMYFLGGVVVIAGFLFVRWLSRHVTERVILAIGLCMCNISCIWCLIFLAKPLGGFAWQLTEFIIGVFLQILGLPFVSVAQVSLFSKITAEKTQGFSQGIRRSVGGLATILGPLWAGGLTENMYVMMGMMTVLLVLLTMMLVYSYSRLVEPAAQEQMDNSENFN; this is translated from the exons ACTCTGGATGCAGCACCTTACTTTCTGGGATTGGTCCTGTCAGCATTCAGTCTGAGTGGCCTACTGTCTGGACCACTGTTTGGCCACTGGTCTGACAGAACCCGATCAACAAAGAAGATCATATTGTTTGCCAACATCTTTGAGATAGTTG GTAATTTTATGTACTTGATGGGATACTCAAAGTGGCTTCTGCTGTCAAGCAGACTGGTAGCAG GCATCGGTGCAGGCGTTAGCTCGTCTATCTTTGGCTTCTTAACCAGAAGCACGGCCCCAGAGGACCGTGCCACTGTATTTGCTGCTTTCATGGCATGTCGGCAGGCTGGACTTGTGATTG GTCCAGCATTTAACATCTTTCTGAGGTTGTGTGATTTCCACCTGGGTCCTTTTGTAATCAATAAATACACTGCACCCGGG CTGTTTATGTGTCTGCTGTGGATTCTCCTTCAATTCGTGGTTGTTTTCCTGACTGTGGACCTACCACCCGTTGAGAAAAGGAAAGCCAGGGATAGTATGATGCGAAAGAACCAAGAGGAAGAGAATGAGAAAAGCCTTGTGGAAGACGTAGAAGAGAGCGATGAAGAGGGAAAGCCCCTAATAGTGTCTCAGGAGCTGATGGGGTCCTACGGCTCTGTCGTGGCTTCCAGTCCACCCAGGAACACTACGCTGAATCCGAATCCTTCACCTCATTCTCCTGTTTCACCAGCAGAGTCTTCAGGTGTCTTTAAGAATTTCAGCATATCTCGAG agttcctgagagaagagGTGATTGTGCTGCTGGCTGCCCAGTTTGTCACCTTTTTCAATCAGACAGCCCTGGAG ACCATGGTGACCCCTCTGACGCAGAAATATTTCAGCTTTGGGGAGCTGGAGAACAGCGTGATGTACTTTCTTGGTGGTGTAGTGGTGATTGCCGGCTTCCTGTTTGTGCGCTGGCTGAGCCGCCATGTGACGGAACGGGTGATCCTCGCCATTGGTCTGTGCATGTGCAACATCTCCTGTATCTGGTGCCTCATCTTCTTGGCTAAGCCGCTAG GTGGCTTTGCATGgcagctgacagagttcatCATTGGGGTATTTCTGCAGATTTTGGGTTTGCCGTTTGTGTCTGTTGCGCAGGTTTCTCTGTTTTCCAAAATTACAGCTGAGAAAACACAAG GTTTCAGTCAGGGAATACGTCGTTCAGTGGGGGGTCTAGCCACCATTCTGGGCCCACTATGGGCTGGAGGCCTTACCGAGAACATGTATGTCATGATGGGGATGATGACTGTACTGCTGGTCCTGCTAACG ATGATGCTGGTCTACTCATACAGCCGACTGGTGGAACCTGCTGCACAGGAGCAAATGGACAATTCGGAAAACTTTAATTAG